The following are from one region of the Gadus chalcogrammus isolate NIFS_2021 chromosome 19, NIFS_Gcha_1.0, whole genome shotgun sequence genome:
- the LOC130372828 gene encoding coiled-coil domain-containing protein 62-like — translation MDRECPHGSSSTTPPRSYDPSFELWQSTPVKKDNVGVFPADISKVSIRSSNEVDGRVRPYPVDNHCRTQLQHNQMSPVSDLESSTIQRQRRELQLMITELKDRDRELNTMAASHHKQLHAWEQDRQRVLSLERRCARSDEELQKCVGVIRALTRRVRVVEARDKDLQTELSTTQQQLQQLGQEHQDMERTSKDLQDKDASLTSTVLALSSQVGSLQVREVQLRATLQLKDKDVREAAAHMGELRLGLQDVEASLEESHSRADRLLRVVEETKRRYRAYRHENAALREDLQQHVTQSSAQREEIIRLKQEHQMLCRDLALSGEGDSWKDELLALARSKQERTESELHCLRQVCDNQQSDLQLLQLNLETARVTLGERSGQESVGGHDDSLTSSPMPRNCCLANNTKQPSTAVELLSHASNDGRHPSVSFCLQRALDDSQNSMAGLVCSVLKHKGSMKNQNDLVSLDLSHNSGLSEASHCPHTSLKSSCCSRTSTDKVTETPPKA, via the exons ATGGATAGAGAATGTCCTCATGGAAGCTCCTCGACCACTCCACCTCGGTCATATG ACCCCTCTTTTGAGCTATGGCAAAGCACGCCTGTAAAAAAG GATAATGTTGGAGTATTTCCTGCTGATATCAGTAAAGTTTCCATCCGATCTAGCAATGAAGTGGATGGGAGGGTCAGACCTTACCCTGTAGACAATCATTGTCGTACCCAGCTACAGCACAATCAA aTGTCACCTGTGAGTGACTTGGAGAGCTCCACCAtccagagacagaggagagagctgCAGCTGATGATCACTGAGCTAAAGGACCGGGACAGGGAGCTGAACACCATGGCTGCCTCCCATCACAAGCAGCTCCACGCCTGGGAACAGGACCGCCAGCGAGTCCTTAGCCTGGAGAGGAGGTGCGCCAGGTCGGACG aagagctccagaagtgtGTGGGGGTGATCCGGGCCCTCACCAGGCGTGTCCGGGTGGTGGAGGCCAGGGACAAGGACCTCCAGACGGAGCTCAGCACCACCCAGCAGCAGCTTCAGCAGCTGGGACAGGAGCACCAGGACATGGAGCGAACCTCTAAAGACCTCCAG GATAAAGACGCCAGCCTGACCTCCACGGTGCTGGCCCTGTCCTCTCAGGTGGGCTCCCTGCAGGTCAGGGAGGTGCAGCTCAGAGCCACGCTCCAACTCAAG GATAAGGACGTGCGTGAGGCCGCCGCCCACATGGGGGAGCTGAGGCTCGGCCTGCAGGACGTGGAGGCGTCGCTCGAGGAGAGCCACTCGCGGGCAGACCGGCTcctgagggtggtggaggagaccaAGCGCCGCTACCGGGCGTACAGGCACGAGAACGCCGCCCTCAGAG AGGACTTGCAGCAGCACGTGACCCAAAGCAGTGCCCAGAGAGAGGAGATTATTCGCCTCAAACAGGAGCACCAGATGCTCTGCAGGGATCTGGCCTTGTCAG GGGAGGGCGACAGCTGGAAGGATGAGTTGCTGGCGCTGGCGCGGTCCAAACAGGAACGCACAGAGTCTGAGCTTCACTGCCTAAGACAG GTGTGTGATAATCAGCAGagtgacctgcagctgctgcagctgaACTTGGAGACGGCCCGTGTGACACTGGGAGAGAGGAGCGGTCAGGAGTCTGTTGGCGG CCACGACGATTCACTGACGTCTTCGCCGATGCCGAGGAACTGTTGTTTGGCGAACAACACAAAACAGCCTTCTACAGCGGTCGAGCTCCTCTCCCACGCCTCCAACGAT GGAAGGCATCCGTCCGTGTCCTTCTGTCTGCAGCGGGCTCTGGATGACTCCCAGAACTCAATGGCCGGTCTGGTCTGTAGTGTTCTCAAACACAAGGGTTCTATGAAGAACCAGAACGATTTAGTCAGCCTGGACCTTAGCCACAACAGCGGCTTGAGTGAGGCCTCACACTGTCCCCACACCAGTCTGAAATCCTCGTGTTGCAGTAGAACTTCAACAGACAAG gtcactgaaaccccaCCCAAAGCGTGA